A single window of Amyelois transitella isolate CPQ chromosome 17, ilAmyTran1.1, whole genome shotgun sequence DNA harbors:
- the LOC106142223 gene encoding uncharacterized protein LOC106142223 isoform X1, which yields MVFIRAVLYCAVVMATLYLTSASADENPRESRGFFSLFPSIVACNFTEQSGSTCLSCNQSLYCFQNNVCLLWNCGGLLPNCHEGHCSTIRPDNCTSS from the exons ATGGTTTTCATCAGAGCTGTTTTGTACTGCGCCGTTGTTATg GCCACTTTATATTTGACATCGGCCTCTGCAGATGAGAACCCTCGCGAAAGTCGAGGGTTCTTCAGTCTGTTTCCTTCGATAGTCGCGTGCAACTTCACTGAACag AGTGGCAGCACTTGTCTCAGCTGCAACCAATCCCTCTACTGCTTCCAGAACAACGTCTGCCTCCTTTGGAACTGCGGCGGTCTTCTTCCCAACTGTCATGAGGGTCACTGTTCCACCATCAGACCAGACAATTGCACCAGTTCGTAA